The segment TTTACTTTAGACGAATATGGTAAAAGTGAACAAGGTAGAAGTCTTTACGTAGCAAAGGTTGGAGAAGGTGATACTAAAGTTTGGGTACAAGCGAGTATTCATGGAGATGAGCAACTTGTATCAGAAGCTGTGCTAGATGTGCTAAAAACTTTGGGGAGTAACGGAGCAAAAGATGTACAAACTATACTGGATAATGTGACAATTTACGCAATACCAATGTATAATCCAGATGGGATTGAAATGAATACGAGAAGTACAATGTTAATTGATCAAGATACAGGAGAACCTCTATTGGATCAAGATGGTGATCCAAGATATATTGACTTAAATAGAGACTGGAAAGTGGATTTGATGGGAGAAGGGTTTGGCTTTGTTGCTTCTGAATCCAGAGCACTGTATGAGTTTTGGACTGAAGTGAAACCGGATTTTGCCCTGGATATGCACCATCAAGGGATTAAGGAAATGCCTGATAGCAACAAGTCTGTATCATTCTCTCTTGGTATTTCTTTAGCACCGAATGGACCAACGCTTCCTGGATTGAAAGATGGTGAGTATAATGACCTTACGCGGCAACTTCAATCCTATGTATACGATGATATAAAAGACTATGGGTATAGTCATATCGATCGATACGTAATCGGTGGAGAAGATAAATATGAGATTGATATTGTCGGTGGAGTTGTTTCTGCTATGATGCTTGGTATTAATTATGATAACCTTAACGAAGAGGGGCATAGTTGTCCCGCCGTATTCTTTGAAACAAAAGGGAATACACGTGATGGAAATTTAGGACAAAGAGCTAATGGGTATTTAACTAAACAAAATTATCATGCTCTTAAATCATTTTTATACGGCATCGCAAGTGAAGAAGTTTATCATGTAAACCCAGATTCGTGGGAGGAAATACCTAGGCATCCAATAATAGGATACTTCACTGATTACGCAGGCGTTATTGTCATTGAATAGAATAATTATAATAATGTTATAAAGTTGATCCAGGTAGCCAAAAGCACGGGTATTATGTTCTATGAGGAAATGAAGTAAAATAGAGCAGCTACGTTGTGTCGTTAATCCATTAAGCAGAGAGTCAATCGTAGGATTGGCTCTTGCTTTTTGATATGCCAGGCAAGCTCGCGCAGAGACGGTTCTTATGTGAGGCAGTGGTACAAATGTGTAGAGCAAGTAACGAGCTCACAAGGGACGGCTCTTTTATGAGGTTGCAATACAAAGGTATAGAGAAACTGATTGAATTTATGTTTTTATGTTTACTTAGTACTGGAGTCGACAAGAATATTTGAAGAAGGCGGAAACTGAGTTTTCATACCATCTCTGCGTGAGTTACGGATAAAAAACCCATGTCAGCCAATGAAAAAAAGACCTATACAGGTCTTTTTTTATTGAAATGATGTATGTTTTACTCTTTCGATTGTCGTTCGATTTATTCCTGCTTAATTATTAAATAAACAGCAATAATAAAAAAATCTGGTTAAATCATTGGAAATAAAACGAAAATAAAGAAAATGCTGAAAATATAATTGCTATCCATATTTGGTAATGATAAAATGATATGGAAGATTTTTATATTTGGTATGTAATACACTTTACGTAAAAATTAAGGAGGTTGTGAAATGGGAAAAGAGAAAAAACCGATTTACAAAAGATGGTGGTTCATTGTAGCAGCAGTGCTGGTGCTCTTTATGGTCTTCGGTTC is part of the Isachenkonia alkalipeptolytica genome and harbors:
- a CDS encoding M14 family zinc carboxypeptidase yields the protein MRKTKVLIIVLAVIFMVTSFGFAAPRLVPSGPSTDNEGQTNLSSTINYEKMIKILNDIERTSKGTVEVFTLDEYGKSEQGRSLYVAKVGEGDTKVWVQASIHGDEQLVSEAVLDVLKTLGSNGAKDVQTILDNVTIYAIPMYNPDGIEMNTRSTMLIDQDTGEPLLDQDGDPRYIDLNRDWKVDLMGEGFGFVASESRALYEFWTEVKPDFALDMHHQGIKEMPDSNKSVSFSLGISLAPNGPTLPGLKDGEYNDLTRQLQSYVYDDIKDYGYSHIDRYVIGGEDKYEIDIVGGVVSAMMLGINYDNLNEEGHSCPAVFFETKGNTRDGNLGQRANGYLTKQNYHALKSFLYGIASEEVYHVNPDSWEEIPRHPIIGYFTDYAGVIVIE